One region of Ornithinibacter aureus genomic DNA includes:
- a CDS encoding PspC domain-containing protein: MTQNLPPTGPPPSTPPPGAPPAGTSFLDDSFGRLRASGLVRDSEARWFGGVCSGLAHRLGVDPILIRAAAIILTFVGGVGLTAYVLLWLLMPDRHGVILAERGIRHGDVGAIALLVLAGLLVFGGIASVGSGDGWIAPLWLIPVALVAWFVLNRRGTLDGPAQGAIGSGPSPAAPYGPPPPPPASVPYGATLPVSAPYGATPPMSTPTGETMSAPPTSPPYGGYRAPATGQYAAPYGGRPTPPVPPRPVAPPPPPKPRRRRPSAFIGLVSLGIAIIGIGLGAALDGPTGFPGSAPTLAYLIALTGVSLVVLVLGLRGRASGFSGFLVFALSFLLAVSLIDARVPTSDGVGERTWSPVPAAGTTTFELGAGDAVLDLDGLVTTTPRTTPQTIEVDMGAGELTILVPEGLDARIDANVGFGSIRHTGSTVTDVDENSGADRSTSMTIGDTPVEVIIDAELGLGQITIQEQ, from the coding sequence ATGACGCAGAACCTGCCACCCACCGGCCCGCCTCCGAGCACACCCCCACCCGGTGCGCCGCCCGCCGGGACCTCCTTCCTGGACGACTCCTTCGGTCGGCTGCGCGCCAGCGGTCTCGTGCGTGACTCCGAGGCACGGTGGTTCGGCGGCGTGTGCTCGGGCCTAGCCCACCGACTGGGTGTCGACCCCATCCTCATCCGGGCCGCCGCGATCATCCTGACCTTCGTCGGGGGCGTCGGGCTCACGGCCTACGTGCTGCTGTGGCTGCTCATGCCCGACCGCCACGGGGTGATCCTCGCCGAGCGCGGCATCCGTCACGGCGACGTCGGGGCCATCGCCCTGCTCGTCCTCGCAGGGCTCCTCGTCTTCGGCGGCATTGCCTCCGTCGGCTCGGGCGACGGGTGGATCGCGCCGCTGTGGCTCATCCCGGTCGCCCTCGTCGCGTGGTTCGTCCTCAACCGGCGGGGCACGCTCGACGGACCGGCCCAGGGAGCCATCGGATCCGGGCCCTCCCCTGCCGCGCCCTACGGCCCGCCACCTCCCCCGCCCGCTTCCGTTCCCTACGGCGCGACCCTTCCCGTGTCCGCGCCCTACGGCGCGACCCCACCCATGTCCACCCCCACAGGAGAGACCATGTCCGCACCTCCCACCTCACCGCCCTACGGCGGGTACCGCGCTCCGGCCACCGGGCAGTACGCAGCCCCGTACGGAGGTCGGCCCACTCCCCCCGTGCCGCCGCGCCCCGTGGCTCCGCCCCCTCCGCCGAAGCCCCGCCGCCGCCGGCCCAGTGCCTTCATCGGGTTGGTCTCCCTCGGGATCGCCATCATCGGCATCGGCCTGGGCGCTGCCCTCGACGGCCCGACGGGCTTCCCCGGCAGTGCGCCCACCCTCGCGTACCTCATCGCCCTCACGGGGGTCAGCCTCGTGGTCCTGGTCCTGGGGCTGCGGGGCCGCGCGTCCGGCTTCAGCGGTTTCCTCGTGTTCGCCCTGTCCTTCCTGCTTGCGGTCTCCCTCATCGACGCACGGGTGCCCACCAGCGACGGTGTCGGTGAGCGCACGTGGAGCCCGGTGCCGGCCGCCGGGACGACGACCTTCGAGCTCGGAGCCGGGGATGCCGTCCTCGACCTCGACGGGCTCGTCACCACCACCCCCCGCACGACCCCCCAGACCATCGAGGTCGACATGGGCGCCGGCGAGCTGACCATCCTCGTGCCGGAGGGCCTCGACGCCCGGATCGACGCGAACGTCGGGTTCGGCAGCATCCGGCACACCGGCAGCACCGTCACCGACGTCGACGAGAACTCGGGCGCCGACCGCAGCACCTCCATGACGATCGGCGACACCCCCGTCGAGGTCATCATCGACGCCGAGCTCGGTCTCGGCCAGATCACCATCCAGGAGCAGTGA
- a CDS encoding ATP-binding protein: MPTPYEPAAAPSRSGLPPTPDAGPAGTGWPTGPPRPPLVRARGRGWTPGVCAAVARHLGLSTRVVRWTFVILTFIGGAGVVAYAFLWALTPEGDLADAATDQAAVPSDRRRWGSIIVIGVALVLVGGVLVLPVLGGSLIGSVLVPLFTIAVGAIVAWSNLDDAQRSRWLDSGSGTNRFGWMRVALGVGLTVAGILVLVTRGQSISAVWDALLAAIAVLVGALIIAAPWALRLWGDLRREQVASARATERADIAAHLHDSVLQTLALIQRQSGDAAAVTRLARAQERELRSWLYDGPQGSQSTLAAAVTEVAHEVEDLHGQVIDLVVTGDRPYEPHGAALAQAMREALLNAVRHGHPPVTAYVEIGPAGVEAFVRDRGAGFDFDDVPADRLGVRQSILGRMERHGGSARVRRRDDGTEVELRLPPLQGEQP, from the coding sequence GTGCCGACACCCTACGAACCCGCTGCAGCGCCCTCGCGCTCCGGGCTGCCGCCGACCCCTGACGCGGGGCCGGCGGGCACGGGGTGGCCGACGGGCCCACCACGACCGCCCCTGGTGCGGGCGCGCGGCCGCGGCTGGACGCCCGGAGTGTGCGCTGCCGTGGCCCGCCACCTCGGGCTGTCGACCCGGGTGGTGCGGTGGACCTTCGTCATCCTCACCTTCATCGGCGGGGCCGGTGTCGTTGCCTACGCCTTCCTGTGGGCCCTGACTCCCGAGGGTGACCTGGCCGACGCCGCGACCGATCAGGCGGCTGTGCCATCCGATCGGCGGCGGTGGGGGTCGATCATCGTCATCGGCGTCGCGCTCGTTCTCGTCGGTGGCGTTCTCGTCCTGCCGGTGCTCGGCGGCTCACTGATCGGCTCGGTGCTCGTCCCTCTGTTCACCATCGCGGTCGGGGCGATCGTCGCGTGGTCCAACCTCGACGACGCCCAACGCTCTCGCTGGCTCGACTCCGGCTCGGGGACCAACCGGTTCGGGTGGATGCGGGTCGCGCTCGGCGTGGGGCTGACCGTGGCCGGCATCCTCGTGCTCGTGACCCGCGGTCAGTCCATCTCGGCGGTGTGGGACGCCCTCCTGGCGGCCATCGCGGTGCTCGTCGGCGCCCTCATCATCGCGGCCCCCTGGGCGCTACGCCTCTGGGGCGACCTCCGGCGCGAGCAGGTGGCCTCCGCTCGCGCGACCGAGCGCGCGGACATCGCCGCGCACCTGCACGACTCGGTGCTCCAGACCCTGGCCCTCATCCAGCGCCAGTCGGGGGATGCCGCTGCCGTCACCCGCCTCGCCCGGGCCCAGGAGCGCGAGCTGCGGTCGTGGCTGTACGACGGACCCCAGGGCTCGCAGTCCACGCTGGCGGCGGCCGTCACCGAGGTCGCCCACGAGGTCGAGGACCTCCACGGACAGGTGATCGACCTGGTCGTCACCGGCGACCGCCCCTACGAGCCGCACGGTGCGGCGCTCGCCCAGGCGATGCGCGAGGCACTGCTCAACGCCGTGCGGCACGGACACCCCCCGGTGACGGCCTACGTCGAGATCGGGCCTGCCGGGGTCGAGGCCTTCGTGCGTGACCGAGGTGCCGGCTTCGACTTCGACGACGTGCCCGCCGACCGACTCGGCGTGCGGCAGTCGATCCTTGGGCGGATGGAACGACACGGTGGCAGCGCCCGCGTGCGCCGCCGCGACGACGGAACCGAGGTGGAGCTGCGGCTGCCACCCCTTCAAGGAGAACAGCCATGA
- a CDS encoding LuxR C-terminal-related transcriptional regulator, with product MTTTSAASGSSPRPAVRVVLVDDHRMFRAGVRAELTEAMAAAGGAAACEFVGEAPDVDTAIAVIRAERPDVVLLDVHLPGGSGNGGADVIRGSYGVETDAGAPVRFLALSVSDAAEDVIAVIRAGARGYVTKTIGARDLITAIRRVADGDAVFSPRLAGFVLDAFGAAAGEIAEVDEELDRLSAREREVMRLIARGYQYKEVAKELFISVKTVETHVSSVLRKLQLSSRHELTAWAMGRRLL from the coding sequence ATGACCACGACCTCAGCAGCATCCGGCAGCTCGCCCCGTCCCGCGGTGAGGGTGGTGCTCGTCGACGACCACCGGATGTTCCGCGCCGGGGTCCGTGCCGAGCTCACCGAGGCGATGGCCGCCGCCGGTGGGGCTGCCGCGTGTGAGTTCGTCGGGGAGGCGCCCGATGTCGACACGGCGATCGCGGTGATCCGGGCCGAGCGTCCCGACGTCGTGCTCCTCGACGTGCACCTGCCCGGTGGCTCGGGCAACGGTGGTGCCGACGTCATCCGCGGCTCCTACGGGGTCGAGACCGATGCGGGGGCGCCGGTGCGTTTCCTCGCGCTCTCGGTCTCGGATGCCGCGGAGGACGTCATCGCGGTCATCCGCGCCGGGGCGCGGGGGTACGTCACCAAGACGATCGGGGCGCGCGACCTCATCACCGCCATCCGGCGCGTCGCGGACGGGGATGCCGTGTTCTCGCCGCGGCTGGCCGGGTTCGTGCTCGACGCCTTCGGGGCGGCTGCCGGCGAGATCGCCGAGGTCGACGAGGAACTCGACCGGCTCTCCGCGCGGGAGCGCGAGGTGATGCGCCTCATCGCCCGCGGCTACCAGTACAAGGAGGTCGCCAAGGAGCTGTTCATCTCCGTCAAGACGGTCGAGACCCACGTGTCGTCGGTGCTGCGCAAGCTGCAGTTGTCGTCACGGCACGAGCTGACGGCGTGGGCCATGGGGCGGCGTCTGCTCTGA
- a CDS encoding ArsC/Spx/MgsR family protein, whose product MSDVTILHNRNCSTSRFATETAASAGVAADVVEYLKKPLDAAALADLLDKLEDPATDLVRRDAFFTQVGLTDADVQTREQVIAVLVQHPRLLQRPVLVKGDRAIIGRPKDRVADFLDS is encoded by the coding sequence ATGAGTGACGTGACGATCCTGCACAACCGGAACTGCTCGACCTCGCGGTTCGCGACCGAGACCGCGGCCTCGGCCGGCGTGGCCGCCGACGTCGTCGAGTACCTGAAGAAGCCACTCGACGCCGCGGCCCTGGCCGACCTGCTCGACAAGCTCGAGGACCCCGCGACCGATCTCGTGCGCCGCGACGCGTTCTTCACCCAGGTCGGGCTCACCGACGCCGACGTGCAGACTCGCGAGCAGGTCATCGCGGTGCTCGTGCAGCATCCTCGACTGCTTCAGCGGCCCGTGCTCGTCAAGGGCGATCGGGCGATCATCGGCCGACCCAAGGACCGCGTGGCCGACTTCCTCGACTCCTGA